One stretch of Natronobacterium gregoryi SP2 DNA includes these proteins:
- the uvrA gene encoding excinuclease ABC subunit UvrA encodes MSKESIEVRGAEEHNLKDLDVQIPREALTVVTGLSGSGKSSLAFETVYAEGQRRYIESLSAYARNFLGQMDKPQVETVEGLSPAISIDQKNAANNPRSTVGTVTELHDYLRLLYARVGTPHCPECGREVGEQSAQNMVERILELPAGTKAKLAAPVVRDQKGAFEDLFEELVSEGYARVEIDGEEHDLTLEMPDLDENFDHTIDVIVDRVKVSTEARPRIVDSVETALAEAEGVLKLILPDPPEDAAEDLGEEARRTGALGDETEEDDRFVVEFSKELACTHCGIDVPEIETRSFSFNSPHGACPECEGLGETKEVDEDLVIQDESKPLKEVFEPWSYNRSYYQTRLDAVAEHFDVSLQTPFEDVDEEIQEAFLYGTKDEVLFMRNTKNGTRRKKKRFEGVIPNLERRYLETDSDSTREHIEDYMSVTECPACDGTRLKPASRAVLVDDTSITEINSMSIGDALEHFESMEADLTEREKVIAEEILKEIRARLGFMCEVGLEYLTLDREASTLSGGESQRIRLATQIGSGLVGVLYVLDEPSIGLHQRDNDRLLDTLEELRDLGNTLLVVEHDEETMRRADNVIDMGPGPGKRGGEVVVNGSVDEVKACEESITGDYLAGREQIPVPETRRDPDGTLTILGARQHNLSDLDVDIPLGCFTAITGVSGSGKSTLMHDVLYKGLARQMNDNTSVIPGDHDGLEGLDQIETVRLIDQSPIGRTPRSNPATYTGVFDYIRELFAQTKLSKQRGYEKGRFSFNVKGGRCEECGGQGTVKIEMNFLSDVYVPCEECDGARYNDATLDVTYKGKTISDVLDMEVEEAYEFFESNSQIRRRLKLLKDVGLGYMTLGQPSTTLSGGEAQRIKLAEELGKKDSGETLYLLDEPTTGLHHEDERKLIDVLHRLTDDGNTVVVIEHELDLVKNADHIVDLGPEGGENGGQVVATGTPEDVARLEESHTGRYLRDLLPKVDLEGPRGERVEPVTAPMDDD; translated from the coding sequence ATGAGCAAGGAGTCCATCGAGGTCCGAGGTGCAGAAGAGCACAACCTCAAGGATCTCGACGTGCAGATCCCGCGAGAAGCGCTCACCGTCGTCACCGGACTCTCGGGGTCGGGCAAGTCCTCGCTGGCGTTCGAGACCGTCTACGCCGAGGGACAGCGCCGCTACATCGAGAGTCTCTCGGCGTACGCCCGGAACTTTCTGGGGCAGATGGACAAGCCGCAGGTCGAGACCGTCGAGGGGCTCTCGCCGGCGATCTCGATCGACCAAAAAAACGCCGCGAACAACCCACGATCGACCGTCGGGACCGTCACGGAACTACACGACTACCTGCGGCTGCTGTACGCCCGCGTCGGCACCCCCCACTGTCCCGAGTGTGGCCGCGAGGTCGGCGAGCAGTCGGCCCAGAACATGGTCGAGCGCATCCTCGAGCTCCCAGCGGGAACGAAAGCCAAGCTCGCGGCCCCCGTCGTCCGCGACCAGAAAGGGGCCTTCGAGGACCTCTTCGAGGAGCTCGTCTCCGAGGGATACGCTCGCGTCGAAATCGACGGCGAGGAACACGACCTCACGCTCGAGATGCCCGATCTCGACGAGAACTTCGATCACACGATCGACGTGATCGTCGACCGCGTCAAAGTCTCGACGGAGGCCCGTCCGCGGATCGTCGACAGCGTCGAGACGGCCCTCGCCGAGGCCGAGGGCGTCCTGAAGCTCATCCTGCCCGATCCACCGGAAGACGCCGCCGAGGATCTCGGCGAGGAAGCCCGCCGGACGGGTGCACTCGGCGACGAGACCGAGGAAGACGACCGGTTCGTCGTCGAGTTCTCAAAGGAGTTAGCCTGTACCCACTGTGGTATCGACGTCCCCGAAATCGAGACCCGCTCCTTTTCGTTTAACTCGCCCCACGGTGCCTGTCCCGAGTGTGAGGGACTGGGCGAGACCAAGGAGGTCGACGAAGACCTCGTGATCCAAGACGAGTCCAAGCCGCTGAAAGAGGTCTTCGAACCCTGGAGCTACAACCGATCGTACTATCAGACGCGACTGGACGCCGTCGCCGAACACTTCGACGTCTCGCTGCAGACGCCGTTCGAAGACGTCGACGAGGAGATCCAGGAGGCGTTCCTCTACGGGACGAAAGACGAGGTGCTGTTCATGCGAAACACCAAGAACGGCACCCGCCGGAAGAAAAAACGCTTCGAAGGCGTCATCCCCAACTTAGAGCGTCGGTACCTCGAGACCGACTCCGACTCCACCCGCGAGCATATCGAGGACTACATGTCGGTCACGGAGTGTCCGGCCTGTGACGGCACCCGCCTGAAACCGGCGAGCCGCGCCGTGCTGGTCGACGACACCTCCATCACGGAGATCAACTCGATGAGCATCGGCGACGCACTCGAGCACTTCGAGTCGATGGAAGCCGACCTCACCGAACGCGAGAAGGTGATCGCCGAGGAGATTCTGAAAGAGATCCGCGCCCGCCTCGGGTTCATGTGCGAGGTTGGCCTCGAGTATCTCACCCTCGACCGCGAGGCTTCGACGCTGTCTGGCGGTGAGAGCCAGCGCATCCGGCTCGCGACTCAGATCGGCTCCGGCCTCGTCGGGGTGTTGTACGTGCTCGATGAGCCCTCGATCGGCCTCCACCAGCGGGACAACGACCGCCTGCTCGATACGCTCGAGGAGCTTCGGGATCTCGGCAACACCCTGCTGGTCGTCGAGCACGACGAGGAGACGATGCGGCGCGCGGACAACGTCATCGACATGGGGCCCGGTCCCGGGAAACGCGGCGGCGAGGTCGTCGTCAACGGCTCCGTCGACGAAGTTAAAGCGTGCGAGGAGTCGATCACGGGCGACTACCTCGCTGGCCGCGAGCAGATTCCCGTTCCCGAGACGCGCCGCGACCCCGACGGGACGCTGACGATTCTCGGGGCTCGCCAGCACAACCTGAGCGATCTCGACGTGGACATCCCGCTTGGCTGTTTCACGGCCATTACCGGCGTCTCGGGTTCTGGCAAATCCACTCTGATGCACGACGTGCTGTACAAGGGCCTTGCGCGGCAGATGAACGACAACACGAGCGTCATCCCTGGCGATCACGACGGACTCGAGGGTCTCGATCAGATCGAAACCGTGCGGCTGATCGATCAGTCGCCGATCGGTCGGACACCCCGCTCGAACCCGGCGACCTACACCGGCGTCTTCGATTACATCCGCGAACTGTTCGCCCAGACCAAACTCTCCAAACAGCGCGGCTACGAGAAGGGGCGGTTCTCGTTCAACGTCAAGGGCGGCCGCTGCGAGGAGTGTGGCGGCCAGGGCACGGTGAAAATCGAGATGAACTTCCTCTCGGACGTGTACGTCCCCTGCGAGGAGTGTGACGGTGCCCGCTACAACGACGCCACGCTAGACGTCACTTACAAGGGCAAGACAATCTCGGACGTACTCGACATGGAAGTCGAGGAGGCCTACGAGTTCTTCGAGTCGAACTCGCAGATTCGCCGCCGTCTGAAGCTGCTGAAAGACGTCGGCCTCGGCTACATGACGCTGGGCCAGCCCTCGACGACGCTGTCGGGTGGGGAGGCCCAGCGGATCAAACTCGCCGAAGAGTTAGGGAAGAAAGACTCCGGCGAGACGCTGTACCTGCTCGACGAGCCCACAACCGGCCTCCACCACGAGGACGAGCGCAAGCTGATCGACGTCCTCCACCGACTGACCGACGACGGCAACACCGTCGTCGTCATCGAGCACGAACTCGACCTCGTGAAAAACGCCGACCACATCGTCGACCTCGGCCCCGAAGGCGGCGAGAACGGCGGCCAGGTCGTCGCCACCGGCACACCCGAGGACGTGGCGCGACTCGAGGAGTCCCACACCGGTCGCTACCTGCGGGACCTGCTCCCGAAGGTCGACCTCGAGGGGCCACGCGGCGAGCGCGTCGAACCGGTGACAGCACCGATGGACGACGACTGA
- a CDS encoding ABC transporter substrate-binding protein, whose product MAESTRGRGRRDAVDGESGGGPNRRRFLETAAVGTIAVSSAGCLDLQGDVGAEVYETVVGTTDETETVTVGLLAPNPESDFVGRSMARSAEIAVDELNENGGIGGLPVELTVRDTNASPLEARRQYQQLVLEDGADVTVGIFDSPALLNVMDDVAQQETLHLTTGAATSAASRMVSQEYEEYKYHFRVGPTNDRDLGHGVVDFLDDMGTEIGWESVAVLAEGYDWTQGPWEIYQKQLQDTGLEVVVEQRYPPATDDFTELYDLVDGSGADLALITTAHTGTDALLDWTTPEPRSFDFGGIHVPMQLPSYYEQTNGACRYGIGHTSATAQSQNTEKTQPFVDEYQKRHGSNPVYTGYHTYDAVTLYANAVERADSFDADDLVGELESIAFTGTIGTLEFTGADEEFAHDLVYGSDQFPFFQWQETDDGEGVQEVIWPEELATSEYVVPPWLREI is encoded by the coding sequence ATGGCCGAATCTACCCGGGGCCGCGGGCGGCGAGACGCTGTCGACGGCGAGAGCGGTGGTGGCCCGAACCGGCGACGGTTTCTCGAGACGGCGGCGGTCGGCACGATCGCCGTCTCGAGTGCGGGCTGTCTCGACCTGCAGGGAGACGTCGGCGCGGAAGTGTACGAAACAGTCGTCGGCACGACCGACGAGACCGAGACAGTGACCGTGGGGTTGCTCGCGCCGAATCCCGAGAGCGACTTCGTCGGACGATCGATGGCTCGATCCGCGGAAATCGCGGTCGACGAACTCAACGAGAACGGTGGGATCGGCGGTCTCCCGGTCGAACTGACAGTGCGCGACACGAACGCCAGTCCACTCGAGGCACGACGCCAGTACCAGCAACTGGTTCTCGAGGACGGCGCAGACGTAACGGTCGGCATCTTCGACAGCCCCGCGTTACTGAACGTCATGGACGACGTGGCACAACAGGAGACGCTCCATCTCACGACCGGCGCGGCGACCTCGGCGGCGAGTCGCATGGTGAGCCAGGAGTACGAGGAGTACAAGTACCACTTCCGCGTCGGCCCGACCAACGATCGCGACCTCGGTCACGGGGTCGTCGACTTCCTCGACGACATGGGGACGGAGATCGGCTGGGAGTCGGTCGCCGTCCTCGCCGAAGGGTACGACTGGACCCAGGGACCGTGGGAGATCTACCAGAAACAGCTCCAAGACACCGGGCTCGAGGTCGTGGTGGAGCAGCGTTATCCGCCCGCGACCGACGACTTCACAGAGCTCTACGATCTGGTCGACGGGTCCGGGGCCGACCTCGCGCTCATCACCACCGCCCACACCGGGACCGACGCGTTGCTCGACTGGACGACGCCCGAACCACGATCGTTCGACTTCGGCGGTATCCACGTCCCGATGCAGTTACCGTCGTACTACGAGCAGACGAACGGTGCCTGTCGGTACGGGATCGGCCACACCAGCGCGACCGCCCAGAGCCAGAACACAGAGAAGACCCAGCCGTTCGTCGACGAGTACCAGAAGCGACACGGCTCGAACCCCGTCTACACCGGCTACCACACCTACGACGCGGTGACGCTGTACGCCAACGCCGTCGAACGAGCGGACTCGTTCGATGCCGACGACCTGGTCGGCGAACTCGAGTCGATCGCGTTTACCGGCACTATCGGAACGCTCGAGTTCACCGGAGCCGACGAGGAGTTCGCTCACGACCTCGTCTACGGATCGGACCAGTTCCCGTTTTTCCAGTGGCAGGAGACCGACGACGGTGAGGGCGTCCAGGAGGTTATCTGGCCAGAGGAACTGGCGACGAGTGAGTACGTGGTACCGCCGTGGCTCCGGGAGATCTAG
- a CDS encoding 30S ribosomal protein S14: MDRSESSANEGTTTTTDSDNATADGDDERTGQTRVCRDTGRKQGLIGKYDIWLCRQSFREMAHDMGFRKYD; encoded by the coding sequence ATGGACCGATCCGAATCGTCCGCGAACGAGGGGACAACCACAACGACCGACTCCGATAATGCCACGGCTGACGGAGACGACGAACGAACCGGTCAGACTCGTGTCTGTCGAGACACCGGTCGCAAACAGGGATTGATCGGCAAGTACGACATCTGGCTGTGTCGACAGTCGTTCCGGGAGATGGCCCACGACATGGGCTTTCGCAAGTACGACTAG
- a CDS encoding FAD/NAD(P)-binding protein produces the protein MVDATVTIVGGGVHGVHLAVRLLEADLVARDRLRVVEPDGLLGGFRRKCSQCGVTELRSPFVHHVARDPFSLRDFARSRGREDELVASQVGADRPTVSLFFDHADAVCDRHDLESLVVEATATDVQDAGDHVRIETTAGTLSTAWCLLAVGHDRSYAFPEWAEELPTKAPVTHVWERGFDPETIDETASVGIVGGGITAAQLATTLAQPGREVTLFARSPFQVETLEASTDWMHFSGALEALRELPPASQDRARRVAEARRDGSMPPYAFRRLRRALEGDSLSLERSEIAAATEAGGTVVVTCRDGTAYVLDELVCATGFDTPYDGTLFRAIRSDSNLATGYRGAPVLDDEALRWCRTDGTPSRVVVSGAATQQVLGPFARNVVGARRVGSLVLEELESVLSPEASAGG, from the coding sequence GTGGTCGACGCAACTGTCACGATCGTCGGCGGCGGCGTACACGGCGTCCACCTCGCGGTTCGACTGCTCGAGGCCGATCTGGTCGCACGGGATCGACTTCGTGTCGTCGAGCCGGACGGCCTCCTCGGTGGCTTTCGTCGGAAGTGCAGCCAGTGTGGAGTAACCGAACTGCGATCGCCGTTCGTCCATCACGTGGCTCGAGATCCGTTCTCGCTTCGGGACTTCGCTCGGTCCCGCGGTCGCGAAGACGAACTCGTCGCGAGCCAGGTCGGTGCCGACCGGCCGACCGTCTCGCTGTTTTTCGATCACGCCGACGCCGTCTGTGATCGTCACGACCTCGAGTCGCTCGTGGTCGAGGCGACGGCGACCGACGTGCAAGATGCGGGCGACCACGTTCGGATCGAAACCACCGCGGGAACGCTGTCGACTGCGTGGTGTCTGCTGGCCGTCGGCCACGACCGGTCGTACGCGTTTCCGGAGTGGGCCGAGGAGCTACCGACGAAAGCCCCGGTGACACACGTCTGGGAGCGAGGGTTCGATCCAGAAACGATCGACGAAACGGCGTCGGTTGGCATCGTCGGTGGCGGGATCACGGCCGCCCAGCTCGCCACGACGCTCGCTCAGCCCGGCCGCGAGGTGACGCTGTTCGCCCGGAGCCCGTTCCAGGTCGAGACGCTCGAGGCGAGCACCGACTGGATGCACTTCTCCGGTGCGCTCGAAGCGCTTCGGGAGCTACCGCCGGCATCGCAGGATCGTGCACGGCGTGTCGCCGAGGCACGACGCGATGGCTCGATGCCACCCTACGCGTTTCGTCGACTCCGGCGAGCCCTCGAGGGCGACTCGCTTTCGCTCGAGCGATCGGAAATCGCGGCTGCAACCGAAGCAGGTGGCACCGTCGTCGTCACCTGCCGGGACGGGACCGCGTACGTACTCGACGAACTCGTCTGTGCGACGGGCTTCGATACGCCGTACGACGGCACGCTGTTCCGAGCGATTCGGTCGGATTCGAACCTGGCGACGGGCTACCGTGGCGCACCGGTGCTCGACGACGAGGCGTTGCGATGGTGTCGGACGGACGGCACCCCGTCACGGGTCGTCGTCTCGGGGGCTGCCACACAGCAGGTGCTCGGGCCCTTCGCCCGCAACGTCGTCGGTGCCAGGCGGGTGGGATCGCTCGTTCTCGAGGAACTCGAGTCCGTGCTCTCGCCGGAAGCGAGTGCCGGTGGGTGA
- a CDS encoding WD40/YVTN/BNR-like repeat-containing protein: protein MSEQPVTCDVTTAYASLRDRLLVCRNGNEWETSVRLEDHTLECVAATDDPDRVFVGTVGESEARSASKRANGETVSGGLFRSTDAGDSFQRLEPDFVSDAVMSLAVSPHDSDVVYAGTEPSRVYRSTDGGDTWTHLEGITDLPSADEWYFPPRPDTHHVRWLEVDPFDPDRLYVGIEAGAFVYSTDGGETWHERPEGSRRDNHTLATHPDREGRVYTAAGDGYAESDDGGESWTRPQDGLEHTYCWGFARDPGDPDTVFVSSASGARTAHSSDTAESYVYRRGGENGWERLENELPTGDGVVRAVFATTGESGVVYALNNRGLYRSSNFGDSWTAVPLEWREAYESQTPSGLVVVEQ, encoded by the coding sequence ATGTCCGAGCAGCCCGTAACTTGTGACGTGACCACTGCTTACGCTTCCCTTCGAGACCGGCTACTGGTCTGTCGAAACGGCAACGAGTGGGAGACCTCCGTTCGCCTCGAGGACCACACCCTCGAGTGCGTCGCAGCCACCGACGACCCCGATCGAGTGTTCGTCGGCACGGTCGGGGAGAGCGAGGCACGCAGTGCCTCGAAAAGAGCGAACGGTGAAACCGTGAGCGGCGGCCTCTTCCGCAGCACCGACGCCGGCGACTCCTTCCAACGGCTCGAGCCCGACTTCGTCAGCGACGCCGTGATGTCACTTGCGGTGAGCCCGCACGACTCAGACGTCGTCTACGCCGGCACCGAACCCAGCCGCGTCTATCGCAGCACCGACGGCGGCGACACCTGGACCCACCTCGAGGGGATCACGGACCTTCCGTCGGCCGACGAGTGGTACTTCCCACCCCGGCCCGACACCCACCACGTCCGCTGGCTCGAGGTCGACCCCTTCGATCCGGACCGGCTGTACGTCGGGATCGAGGCCGGAGCCTTCGTCTACAGCACCGATGGCGGGGAGACCTGGCACGAACGACCCGAGGGTTCGCGCCGGGACAACCATACGTTGGCGACCCACCCCGACCGCGAGGGTCGCGTCTACACCGCAGCGGGCGACGGCTACGCCGAGAGCGACGACGGCGGCGAGAGCTGGACGCGACCACAGGACGGGCTCGAGCACACCTACTGCTGGGGGTTCGCCCGCGATCCCGGCGATCCGGACACGGTGTTCGTCTCGAGTGCAAGCGGTGCACGAACGGCTCACTCGTCCGACACGGCGGAATCGTACGTCTATCGGCGAGGTGGCGAGAACGGGTGGGAACGACTCGAGAACGAACTTCCGACCGGTGACGGCGTCGTTCGTGCTGTCTTCGCGACGACCGGCGAATCGGGCGTCGTCTACGCGCTCAACAACCGGGGGCTGTACCGCTCGAGCAACTTCG
- the nrfD gene encoding NrfD/PsrC family molybdoenzyme membrane anchor subunit — protein sequence MSTKEPREADILRPITTTSSKYYAAVGIAGLAFLLFLVGWFYQLWEGLIVTGLSDWGTGGGVTWGVYIGAFIWWVGIAHGGIILSAAVRLLGMDRYMPVARLAEMLTLAGLSAAGFYVIVHMGRPDRMVTSVIGHYHITVHNSPLVWDVTVITAYFVLTATYLGLTLRYDVSRLRDQLPDHFSPIYSLITFGYSEREDQVVQRMVWWLALAIIIMAPLLLHGGVIPWLFAVLPTYPRWFGGVQGPQFLTIALTSAISGVIILSYAFRRAYDWEHIITDDIFRGLTLWLGFFTLLFLWLQLQQVTVGTFFPPVDLEVAWAATLEHPVYVFSIGLVTAVLAFIFAQTIRPSLFSKERSIVCAVAILTATLLEKVLFVIEGFLHPSFEIYYATPGTYVPSLIEIASITGTIGMVALFFLGISKVVPVVELHAIEHLRDDHGEEESHD from the coding sequence ATGAGCACGAAAGAGCCACGAGAGGCCGACATTCTTCGGCCAATAACGACCACGTCGTCGAAGTACTACGCAGCTGTCGGTATCGCCGGGTTGGCGTTCCTGCTCTTTCTCGTCGGCTGGTTCTACCAGCTCTGGGAGGGGTTGATCGTCACTGGCCTCTCGGACTGGGGGACTGGTGGCGGTGTCACCTGGGGTGTCTATATCGGTGCGTTCATCTGGTGGGTCGGAATCGCCCACGGCGGGATCATTCTCTCTGCAGCAGTCCGTCTGCTCGGGATGGATCGGTACATGCCGGTCGCTCGACTCGCCGAGATGCTGACGCTGGCTGGACTCTCAGCGGCTGGCTTCTACGTCATCGTCCACATGGGCCGTCCCGATCGAATGGTCACGAGTGTCATCGGCCACTACCACATCACGGTCCACAACTCGCCGCTAGTGTGGGACGTGACGGTCATCACGGCCTACTTCGTCCTGACCGCAACCTACCTCGGACTGACGCTCCGGTACGACGTTTCGCGGCTGCGCGACCAGCTCCCAGACCACTTCAGCCCGATCTATAGCCTCATTACGTTCGGCTACAGCGAACGCGAAGATCAGGTCGTCCAGCGGATGGTCTGGTGGCTCGCGCTGGCGATCATCATCATGGCACCCCTGCTCTTGCACGGTGGCGTCATTCCGTGGCTGTTCGCAGTGTTGCCGACGTATCCACGCTGGTTCGGCGGCGTCCAGGGGCCGCAGTTCCTCACCATCGCGCTCACGTCGGCGATCAGCGGCGTCATCATCCTCTCGTATGCCTTCCGCCGGGCCTACGACTGGGAACACATCATCACTGACGACATCTTCCGTGGCCTGACGCTGTGGCTCGGCTTTTTCACCCTTCTTTTCCTCTGGCTACAACTCCAACAGGTCACCGTCGGGACGTTCTTCCCACCGGTCGACCTCGAGGTCGCCTGGGCCGCGACGCTCGAACATCCCGTCTACGTCTTCTCGATCGGGCTCGTGACTGCCGTCCTCGCGTTCATTTTCGCCCAGACGATCCGGCCGTCGCTGTTCTCGAAAGAACGGTCTATCGTCTGTGCGGTGGCGATTCTCACCGCGACACTGCTCGAGAAGGTGCTGTTCGTCATCGAGGGCTTTCTCCACCCGTCGTTCGAAATCTACTATGCGACGCCCGGCACGTACGTGCCGAGCCTGATCGAAATCGCTTCGATCACCGGCACGATCGGAATGGTGGCGCTTTTCTTCCTCGGCATCTCGAAGGTCGTCCCCGTTGTCGAACTCCACGCGATCGAACACCTGCGCGACGACCACGGGGAAGAGGAGAGTCACGACTGA
- a CDS encoding NAD(P)/FAD-dependent oxidoreductase, with the protein MTEYVIIGDGISGSSAAETLREEDPESEITVITDEGEPLYNRILIKEHAKGKLPEAPISIHDEAWYEERDIDLSLDTHVTSVDTDAHVVHTHEGEEIGYDKLLVATGGTPTQLPVENSDADGIHHFWTFQDARAIRESAEAADKGVVVGAGLLGIDFAAVCGSQDVEGKYLMRGDCWWRYALSEDGAEIVHDGLREMGVEPVLNSGVDRFETDDDGCVTAAVDPNGERYGCDFAGVAIGLSFNTEFLRGTDIERDDGIFVDEYMQTTVEDVYAAGDITRFHDVLLGERAQNGSWGSAKEQGRVAAVNMAADDETEVFEWVSSYSITHFEFPFLSFGHPTLGDEHAERKYSDTEWRRIAFKDGKIIGGVLIGDLSPQSKFKQLMREQREVTDQTEVLLEQSVDLDELAPTQEK; encoded by the coding sequence ATGACAGAGTACGTCATCATCGGTGACGGGATCTCGGGCAGTTCGGCTGCCGAGACCCTCCGGGAGGAAGACCCGGAATCGGAGATTACCGTCATCACCGATGAGGGGGAGCCACTGTATAATCGGATTCTAATCAAAGAACACGCCAAAGGAAAACTTCCCGAGGCACCGATCTCGATCCACGACGAAGCGTGGTACGAGGAACGCGACATCGACCTCTCGCTCGATACACACGTCACCTCGGTCGACACCGACGCCCACGTCGTCCACACCCACGAGGGCGAGGAGATCGGCTACGACAAACTGCTCGTCGCGACCGGCGGAACGCCGACCCAGCTCCCGGTCGAGAACAGCGACGCCGACGGCATCCATCACTTCTGGACCTTCCAAGACGCTCGAGCGATCAGGGAGAGTGCCGAAGCCGCCGACAAGGGCGTCGTCGTCGGTGCCGGTCTTCTCGGCATCGACTTCGCCGCGGTCTGTGGGTCCCAGGACGTCGAGGGGAAGTACCTGATGCGTGGTGACTGCTGGTGGCGCTACGCGCTCAGCGAGGACGGCGCGGAGATCGTCCACGACGGTCTACGCGAGATGGGCGTCGAACCAGTTCTCAACAGCGGCGTCGACCGTTTCGAGACCGACGACGACGGTTGCGTCACTGCCGCGGTCGACCCGAACGGCGAGCGGTACGGGTGTGATTTCGCTGGCGTCGCGATCGGCCTCAGCTTCAACACCGAGTTCCTCCGCGGAACGGACATCGAGCGCGACGACGGCATCTTCGTCGACGAGTACATGCAGACCACCGTCGAGGACGTTTACGCGGCCGGCGATATCACCCGGTTCCACGACGTCTTGCTCGGCGAGCGCGCCCAGAACGGCTCCTGGGGCTCGGCGAAAGAACAGGGTCGGGTCGCCGCGGTCAACATGGCCGCCGACGACGAGACAGAGGTCTTCGAGTGGGTTTCCTCGTACTCGATCACGCACTTCGAGTTCCCCTTCCTCTCCTTTGGCCACCCGACGCTGGGCGATGAACACGCCGAACGAAAGTACAGCGACACCGAGTGGCGACGCATCGCGTTCAAAGACGGCAAGATCATCGGCGGCGTGCTCATCGGCGACCTCTCTCCACAGAGCAAGTTCAAGCAACTCATGCGCGAACAGCGCGAGGTCACAGACCAAACCGAGGTACTCCTCGAGCAGTCCGTCGACCTGGACGAACTCGCACCCACCCAGGAAAAGTAA
- a CDS encoding DUF7557 family protein produces MTHTLEIGDDLKERIESHRDEGQSPEEFVAELVAMYETEGTFLQEGYSE; encoded by the coding sequence ATGACACACACACTCGAGATCGGCGACGACCTCAAAGAACGCATCGAAAGCCACCGCGACGAGGGCCAATCCCCCGAGGAGTTCGTCGCGGAACTCGTCGCGATGTACGAGACCGAAGGCACCTTTCTCCAGGAAGGGTACTCCGAGTAG